From the genome of Argentina anserina chromosome 4, drPotAnse1.1, whole genome shotgun sequence, one region includes:
- the LOC126791831 gene encoding uncharacterized protein LOC126791831, with protein sequence MSIVHITSCNPTIGLRNSSQSLCLTSQPYILPIHAKHAHLRNCLVATCNVSVQQRCVTVLENQHYRAVSTHQQSSPVCLWGGKGKNGSDDEGSPWKSMEKAMGNLKKETSIEDVLRQQIEKKEFYEDKDSDRRRRGGGGGAGGGSGGGGSDPSGGSEDEGFAGIFDETLQVILATIGFIFLYVYIIDGEEWTRLAKDYLKYLFSGAESVRLRRAMYKWGRFYQKLTEKKVHDKYFLEKAIIRTPTWWDSPAKYRYINESIRSYLESDSDE encoded by the exons ATGAGCATCGTGCACATAACTTCATGCAATCCTACCATCGGCCTCAGAAACAGTTCCCAATCTCTTTGTCTCACTTCACAGCCATATATTTTACCAATACATGCTAAACATGCTCATCTTAGAAATTGTTTGGTAGCAACCTGCAATGTATCAGTTCAGCAACGGTGTGTGACTGTATTGGAAAACCAGCATTACAGGGCAGTATCTACGCACCAACAATCATCACCTGTCTGTTTATGGGgcggaaaaggaaaaaatggaAGTGACGATGAG GGTTCCCCATGGAAATCCATGGAGAAAGCAATGGGCAATTTGAAGAAGGAAACTTCAATAGAGGATGTATTACGTCAGCAGatagaaaagaaagaattcTATGAAGACAAGGATAGTGACAGACGCCGCCGCGGTGGCGGGGGTGGGGCAGGTGGTGGgagcggtggtggtggttCTGATCCATCTGGTGGATCAGAAGACGAAGGCTTTGCTGGAATCTTTGATGAAACATTGCAAGTTATTCTAGCAACCATTGGATTTATATTTTTG tatgtttacatcattGATGGTGAGGAGTGGACTCGGTTAGCAAAGGACTACCTCAAGTATCTCTTTTCAGGGGCTGAGAGTGTTCGTCTAAGACGTGCCATGTACAAATGGGGAAGGTTCTACCAGAAGCTGACTGAGAAAAAGGTGCATGATAAGTACTTTTTGGAGAAGGCCATAATCCGTACCCCAACCTGGTGGGATAGCCCGGCCAAGTATCGCTACATAAATGAGAGCATTAGATCTTATTTGGAATCAGATTCTGATGAATAG